Proteins encoded together in one Cherax quadricarinatus isolate ZL_2023a chromosome 68, ASM3850222v1, whole genome shotgun sequence window:
- the LOC128697914 gene encoding protein FAM98A-like codes for MVTKTVVALWLVAAFSAVAMATPEPGGRYGGGGGYGGGGYGGGGGHGGGGYGGGGRGYGGGGGYGGGGHGGGGYGGGGYGGGRGGGGYGGGGYGGGGYGGGGYGGGRGGGGYGGGGYGGGGYGGGRGGYGGGGHGGGYGGYGK; via the exons ATGGTGACCAAGACT GTTGTGGCCTTGTGGCTTGTGGCCGCCTTCTCTGCTGTGGCCATGGCCACCCCTGAACCTGGTGgtagatatggtggtggtggtggatatggtggtggtggatatggtggtggtggtggacatggtggtggtggatacggTGGAGGAGGTCGTGGATATGGTGGAGGCGGAGGCTATGGTGGTGGAGGCCATGGTGGTGGCGGCTATGGcggtggtggatatggtggtggCCGAGGTGGTGGCGGCTATGGCGGTGGAGGCTATGGAGGTGGCGGCTATGGcggtggtggatatggtggtggCCGAGGTGGTGGCGGCTATGGTGGTGGAGGCTATGGTGGCGGTGGATACGGTGGTGGTCGAGGCGGATATGGAGGCGGCGGACACGGAGGTGGATATGGAGGATACGGAAAATAA